The Paenibacillus sp. RUD330 genome has a segment encoding these proteins:
- a CDS encoding 2,3-dihydro-2,3-dihydroxybenzoate dehydrogenase, whose product MDNEFQGRIALVTGAAQGIGEAITHALCGQGATVAVVDKQREPLERLAAELSRQGCLARAFPMDLKDNEAILRAVARIEEELGSIDILVHAAGRLRTGRLESFADEDWNELLAVNVSSVFQLSRAVSARMIPRRRGVIITVSSNAAAVPRMEMGAYAATKAAATMLTKGFALELAEHGIRCNIVSPGSTDTPMLRSMWQDGQGAQQTMEGSLSAHRIGIPLRKLATPEDIAEGVLFLASHRAGHMTMHDLRIDGGATLGV is encoded by the coding sequence TTGGACAATGAGTTTCAGGGCCGAATCGCGCTTGTCACCGGCGCAGCCCAAGGCATCGGCGAGGCGATCACACATGCGCTTTGCGGCCAAGGCGCGACCGTGGCAGTCGTCGACAAGCAAAGGGAGCCGCTCGAGCGCCTGGCTGCAGAGCTGTCTCGGCAAGGATGCCTGGCGAGGGCGTTTCCCATGGATCTGAAGGACAACGAAGCGATTCTGCGGGCCGTGGCCCGGATCGAGGAAGAGCTCGGTTCGATCGACATCCTCGTGCATGCGGCGGGCAGGCTTAGGACGGGACGACTCGAATCGTTTGCCGATGAGGACTGGAACGAGCTGCTCGCCGTGAACGTCAGCAGCGTATTCCAGCTCTCGCGAGCAGTAAGCGCGCGCATGATTCCGCGCCGGAGGGGCGTCATCATAACGGTATCGTCCAATGCGGCTGCCGTGCCTCGAATGGAAATGGGCGCTTATGCGGCGACCAAGGCTGCGGCAACGATGCTGACGAAGGGCTTCGCCCTTGAGCTGGCGGAGCACGGCATCCGCTGCAACATCGTGTCGCCGGGGTCGACCGATACTCCGATGCTGCGTAGCATGTGGCAGGATGGGCAAGGCGCGCAGCAGACGATGGAGGGATCGCTGTCAGCCCACCGGATCGGGATTCCGCTGCGGAAGCTTGCGACCCCGGAGGATATCGCCGAAGGCGTCCTCTTTTTGGCCTCGCATCGCGCCGGCCACATGACGATGCACGACCTCCGCATCGATGGGGGTGCCACTTTAGGCGTTTGA